The Opisthocomus hoazin isolate bOpiHoa1 chromosome 32, bOpiHoa1.hap1, whole genome shotgun sequence genome includes a window with the following:
- the PRIM1 gene encoding DNA primase small subunit isoform X1, giving the protein MARFEPAALPELLPLFYRRLFPHGPYGRWLGYGGAGGNCFQLREFSFTLRDDVYLRFQSFGSPRELERELQRTNPYKIDIGAVYSHRPSQHSTVRPGAFQPQEKELVFDIDMTDYDDVRTCCSSAEICSKCWTLMTIAVRVIDRALVEDLGMRHRLWVYSGRRGVHCWVCDDSVRKWSPALRAATVEYLTLVKGGAETVKKVNLSEPVHPFISRRSVGVVEKYFEAYALVGQDILGSPESWDKVLALVPEEHREPLQGEFPRKRDSVQRWELLRARMERTRRAAATARSAPCYADWEIMLQYCFPRLDINVSKGLGHLLKSPFSVHPKTGRISVPLDLQKLDQFDPFAVPTISSLCHELDVASDDGEREDGSETEPKRRARDYRRTSLAPYVRVLERFVEGLERARRAEPRRSSDPPGDF; this is encoded by the exons ATGGCGCGCTTCgagcccgccgcgctgcccgagCTGCTCCCGCTCTTCTACCGGCGGCTCTTCCCGCACGGCCCCTACGGCCGCTGGCTCGGCTACGGCGGCG CGGGCGGGAACTGCTTCCAGCTGCGGGAGTTCTCCTTCACGCTGCGGGACGACGTCTACCTGCGGTTCCAGTCCTTCGGCAGCCCCCGCGAGCTGGAGCGGGAGCTGCAGAGGACCAACCCCTACAAGATCGACATCGGCGCCGTCTACTCCCACCGG cccagccagcacagcaccgtgCGCCCCGGGGCCTTCCAGCCGCAGGAGAAGGAGCTGGTCTTCGACATCGACATGACGGACTACGACGACGTCCGGACGTGCTGCAG CTCGGCCGAGATCTGCTCCAAGTGCTGGACCCTGATGACCATCGCCGTCCGCGTCATCGACCGCGCGCTCGTGG AGGACCTGGGCATGAGGCATCGCCTGTGGGTGTACTCGGGCCGGAGGGGCGTCCACTGCTGGGTGTGCGACGACTCCGTGCGGAAGTGGTCCCCGGCGCTGCGGGCGGCCACCGTGGAGTACCTGACCTTGGTGAAG GGCGGAGCGGAGACCGTGAAGAAGGTGAACCTCTCGGAGCCCGTGCACCCCTTCATCAG caggcgGTCGGTCGGTGTGGTGGAGAAGTACTTCGAGGCCTACGCGCTGGTGGGCCAGGACATCCTGGGCAGCCCGGAGAGCTGGGACAAGGTGCTGGCCCTCGTCCCAGAGGA GCACCGCGAGCCGCTGCAGGGCGAGTTCCCCCGGAAGCGGGACTCGgtgcagcgctgggagctgctgaGGGCCAGGATGGAGCGGACGCGG CGGGCTGCGGCGACCGCGAGGAGCGCGCCGTGCTACGCCGACTGGGAGATCATGCTGCAGTACTGCTTCCCCCGCCTCGACATCAACGTCAGCAAGGGCCTCGGGCACCTCCTGAAGAGCCCCTTCAGCGTCCACCCCAAAACGG GTCGCATTTCGGTGCCGCTGGATCTGCAGAAGCTGGACCAGTTCGACCCCTTCGCTGTCCCCACCATCAG ctccctgtgccACGAGCTGGACGTGGCCAGCGACGACGGGGAGCGGGAGGACGGCAGCGAGACGGAGCCCAAGCGGCGTGCGCGGG aCTACCGGCGGACCAGCCTGGCGCCCTATGTGCGGGTCCTGGAGCGGTTcgtggaggggctggagcgtgcccGCAGGGCCGAGCCGCGCCGGAGCAGCG ACCCGCCCGGAGACTTCTGA
- the PRIM1 gene encoding DNA primase small subunit isoform X2 codes for MARFEPAALPELLPLFYRRLFPHGPYGRWLGYGGAGGNCFQLREFSFTLRDDVYLRFQSFGSPRELERELQRTNPYKIDIGAVYSHRPSQHSTVRPGAFQPQEKELVFDIDMTDYDDVRTCCSSAEICSKCWTLMTIAVRVIDRALVEDLGMRHRLWVYSGRRGVHCWVCDDSVRKWSPALRAATVEYLTLVKGGAETVKKVNLSEPVHPFIRRSVGVVEKYFEAYALVGQDILGSPESWDKVLALVPEEHREPLQGEFPRKRDSVQRWELLRARMERTRRAAATARSAPCYADWEIMLQYCFPRLDINVSKGLGHLLKSPFSVHPKTGRISVPLDLQKLDQFDPFAVPTISSLCHELDVASDDGEREDGSETEPKRRARDYRRTSLAPYVRVLERFVEGLERARRAEPRRSSDPPGDF; via the exons ATGGCGCGCTTCgagcccgccgcgctgcccgagCTGCTCCCGCTCTTCTACCGGCGGCTCTTCCCGCACGGCCCCTACGGCCGCTGGCTCGGCTACGGCGGCG CGGGCGGGAACTGCTTCCAGCTGCGGGAGTTCTCCTTCACGCTGCGGGACGACGTCTACCTGCGGTTCCAGTCCTTCGGCAGCCCCCGCGAGCTGGAGCGGGAGCTGCAGAGGACCAACCCCTACAAGATCGACATCGGCGCCGTCTACTCCCACCGG cccagccagcacagcaccgtgCGCCCCGGGGCCTTCCAGCCGCAGGAGAAGGAGCTGGTCTTCGACATCGACATGACGGACTACGACGACGTCCGGACGTGCTGCAG CTCGGCCGAGATCTGCTCCAAGTGCTGGACCCTGATGACCATCGCCGTCCGCGTCATCGACCGCGCGCTCGTGG AGGACCTGGGCATGAGGCATCGCCTGTGGGTGTACTCGGGCCGGAGGGGCGTCCACTGCTGGGTGTGCGACGACTCCGTGCGGAAGTGGTCCCCGGCGCTGCGGGCGGCCACCGTGGAGTACCTGACCTTGGTGAAG GGCGGAGCGGAGACCGTGAAGAAGGTGAACCTCTCGGAGCCCGTGCACCCCTTCATCAG gcgGTCGGTCGGTGTGGTGGAGAAGTACTTCGAGGCCTACGCGCTGGTGGGCCAGGACATCCTGGGCAGCCCGGAGAGCTGGGACAAGGTGCTGGCCCTCGTCCCAGAGGA GCACCGCGAGCCGCTGCAGGGCGAGTTCCCCCGGAAGCGGGACTCGgtgcagcgctgggagctgctgaGGGCCAGGATGGAGCGGACGCGG CGGGCTGCGGCGACCGCGAGGAGCGCGCCGTGCTACGCCGACTGGGAGATCATGCTGCAGTACTGCTTCCCCCGCCTCGACATCAACGTCAGCAAGGGCCTCGGGCACCTCCTGAAGAGCCCCTTCAGCGTCCACCCCAAAACGG GTCGCATTTCGGTGCCGCTGGATCTGCAGAAGCTGGACCAGTTCGACCCCTTCGCTGTCCCCACCATCAG ctccctgtgccACGAGCTGGACGTGGCCAGCGACGACGGGGAGCGGGAGGACGGCAGCGAGACGGAGCCCAAGCGGCGTGCGCGGG aCTACCGGCGGACCAGCCTGGCGCCCTATGTGCGGGTCCTGGAGCGGTTcgtggaggggctggagcgtgcccGCAGGGCCGAGCCGCGCCGGAGCAGCG ACCCGCCCGGAGACTTCTGA
- the LOC104333121 gene encoding retinol dehydrogenase 16, with protein sequence MWLWLAAVLAGLYLLRRWHRERQTVPGLPEKFVLITGCDSGFGKRLARELDARGLRVLAACLTDAGAQELRAAASPRLQTVRLDVTSSQSIAAAAAWVRERVGDRGLWGLVNNAGIGVPSAPNEWLSKDDFVRVLDVNLVGLIEVTLSLLPLVRRARGRVVNVASVMGRVSPFGGGYCVSKFGVEAFSDSLRLEMRSFGVKVIMIEPGFFKTAITSVESLEKNILSLWEKVPEETKASYGESYLQEFLMELRRVQERCNSNLKLVTDCMEHALTSRYPRSRYSVGWDAKLIYIPLSYLPSALTDAIFTRFHPKPAQKA encoded by the exons ATGTGGCTGTGGCTGGCGGCGGTGCTGGCGGGGCTGTACCTGCTGCGGCGCTGGCACCGGGAGCGGCAGACGGTGCCGGGGCTCCCGGAGAAGTTCGTGTTGATCACGGGCTGCGACAGCGGCTTCGGGAAGCGGCTGGCGCGGGAGCTGGACgcgcgggggctgcgggtgctggcCGCCTGCCTGACCGACGCCGGGGCCCAGGAGCTGCGGGCGGCCGCCTCGCCGCGGCTCCAGACCGTCCGCCTGGACGTCACCTCCAGCCAGAGCatcgccgccgctgccgcctggGTCCGGGAGCGTGTGGGGGACCGAG ggctctgggggCTGGTGAACAACGCGGGGATCGGCGTCCCCTCCGCCCCTAACGAGTGGCTGAGCAAGGACGACTTCGTCAGGGTGCTGGACGTCAACCTGGTCGGCCTCATCGAGGTGACGCTGAGCCTCCTGCCGCTggtgcggcgggcgcggggccgcgtgGTCAATGTGGCCAGCGTGATGGGCCGCGTCTCCCCCTTTGGCGGGGGGTACTGTGTCTCCAAGTTCGGCGTGGAGGCCTTCTCCGACAGCCTCCG GCTGGAGATGCGCAGCTTCGGGGTGAAGGTCATCATGATCGAGCCAGGCTTCTTCAAGACGGCGATCACCAGCGTCGAGAGCCTGGAGAAGAACATCCTTTCCCTCTGGGAGAAGGTCCCAGAGGAAACCAAAGCGAGTTACGGGGAGAGTTACTTGCAGGAGT TTTTGATGGAGCTCAGGAGGGTTCAGGAGCGATGCAACTCCAACCTGAAGCTGGTCACAGACTGCATGGAGCACGCGCTGACCAGCCGCTACCCCCGCAGCCGCTACTCAGTGGGCTGGGACGCCAAGCTGATCTACATCCCCCTCAGCTACCTTCCCTCAGCCCTCACAGACGCCATATTCACCCGATTCCACCCCAAGCCTGCCCAGAAAGCCTAG
- the LOC142365209 gene encoding retinol dehydrogenase 16-like — translation MWLWLAAVLAGLYLLRRWHRERQTVPGLPEKFVLITGCDSGFGKRLARELDARGLRVLAACLTDAGAQELRAAASPRLQTVRLDVTSSQSIAAAAAWVRERVGDRGLWGLVNNAGIGVPSAPNEWLSKDDFVRVLDVNLVGLIEVTLSLLPLVRRARGRVVNVASVMGRISSFGGGYCVSKFGVEAFSDSLRREMRPFGVRVSIIEPGAFRTDLIDPAVVARGLRRLWERLPAETKAAYGPHYVETYARSAVLVHRAGSTRLSPVTDAMAHALLARCPRSRYTAGWDARLLFLPLSYSPAWLSDAITGLFLPVPAQGEPACT, via the exons ATGTGGCTGTGGCTGGCGGCGGTGCTGGCGGGGCTGTACCTGCTGCGGCGCTGGCACCGGGAGCGGCAGACGGTGCCGGGGCTCCCGGAGAAGTTCGTGCTGATCACGGGCTGCGACAGCGGCTTCGGGAAGCGGCTGGCGCGGGAGCTGGACgcgcgggggctgcgggtgctggcCGCCTGCCTGACCGACGCCGGGGCCCAGGAGCTGCGGGCGGCCGCCTCGCCGCGGCTCCAGACCGTCCGCCTGGACGTCACCTCCAGCCAGAGCatcgccgccgctgccgcctggGTCCGGGAGCGTGTGGGGGACCGAG ggctctgggggCTGGTGAACAACGCGGGGATCGGCGTCCCCTCCGCCCCTAACGAGTGGCTGAGCAAGGACGACTTCGTCAGGGTGCTGGACGTCAACCTGGTGGGCCTCATCGAGGTGACGCTGAGCCTCCTGCCGCTggtgcggcgggcgcggggccgcgtgGTCAATGTGGCCAGCGTGATGGGCCGTATCTCCTCCTTCGGCGGGGGGTACTGTGTCTCCAAGTTCGGCGTGGAGGCCTTCTCCGACAGCCTCAG GCGCGAGATGCGGCCCTTCGGGGTGCGGGTCTCCATCATCGAACCCGGCGCCTTCCGGACGGATTTGATCGACCCCGCGGTGGTGGCGAGGGGCCTCCGGCGCCTGTGGGAgcggctcccggcagagaccaaGGCAGCCTACGGTCCCCATTACGTGGAGACCT ACGCCCGGAGCGCGGTCCTGGTGCACCGCGCCGGCAGCACCCGCCTCTCCCCGGTCACCGACGCCATGGCGCACGCGCTGCTCGCCCGCTGCCCCCGCAGCCGCTACACCGCCGGCTGGGACGCCCGGCTCCTGTTCCTGCCGCTCAGCTACAGCCCGGCCTGGCTCTCCGACGCCATCACGGGCCTCTTCCTGCCCGTCCCGGCCCAGGGCGAGCCTGCGTGCACCTGA
- the ACKR5 gene encoding G-protein coupled receptor 182 isoform X2 — MSPALGCLRMSDHDGHFLLGSSQQAHPELRAAAAPLCQRRASCRAERIAALPSCPPHSPRLCRATRMAEATTAPTEMHTLLNEYGDYHNWSELFHLLNYTYTFCEFSLDENVKRVILFILYLVIFVVGLVENLLVIWVNWQTRGNKSLVNLYIINMAVADLGVLLSLPIWMLEVMLDYTWLWGSFLCRFTHYFYFANMYASIFFLTCLSVDRYVSLTSSSLFWRKHQHRARCIICACSWVLAAAIPFLEVAHMQLVNTGEPICIFMAPFETYDEWALAVSLATTTIGFLIPFPIITVFNILTARFIKRTKPESRKHCLLIYAYIGVFLISWLPFHIMLTLLTLDGNHIILHCTFAHFLYFFYDIIDCFTLLHCVINPILYNFLSKNFRSKLISAVVKYIPKDQGSQKGADNSSSTTQHSIVITKESSPPN; from the exons ATGTCACCCGCGCTGGGCTGTCTCAGGATGTCGGACCACGACGGTCAtttcctgctgggaagcagccaaCAAGCCCACCCTGAGCTCCGTGCCGCCGCGGCTCCGCTCTGCCAGAGGCGCGCGAGCTGCCGAGCCGAGAGGATCGCCGcgctccccagctgccctccgCACAGCCCTCGGCTCTGCCGCG ctACCAGGATGGCCGAGGCGACCACTGCCCCCACCGAGATGCACACTCTGCTGAACGAGTACGGGGACTACCACAACTGGTCCGAGCTGTTCCACCTCCTGAACTACACCTACACCTTCTGCGAGTTCAGCCTGGATGAGAACGTCAAGCGGGTGATCCTCTTCATCCTTTACCTGGTCATCTTCGTGGTGGGCTTGGTGGAGAACCTCCTTGTCATCTGGGTCAACTGGCAGACACGGGGCAACAAGAGTTTGGTCAACCTCTACATCATCAACATGGCTGTTGCTGACCTCGGCGTGCTGCTCTCGCTGCCCATCTGGATGCTGGAGGTGATGCTGGACTACACCTGGCTCTGGGGCAGCTTCCTCTGCCGCTTCACCCACTACTTCTACTTTGCTAACATGTATGCCAGCATCTTCTTCCTCACCTGCCTGAGCGTGGATCGCTACGTGTCCCTGACCAGTTCCTCCCTCTTCTGGCGCAAGCACCAGCACCGTGCACGCTGCATCATCTGCGCCTGCAGCTGGGTCTTGGCAGCAGCCATCCCGTTCCTGGAGGTTGCTCACATGCAGCTGGTCAACACCGGAGAGCCCATCTGCATCTTCATGGCCCCCTTCGAAACCTACGATGAGTGGGCGCTGGCAGTCAGCTTGGCCACCACCACCATCGGGTTCCTCATCCCCTTCCCCATTATCACCGTTTTCAACATCCTGACGGCCAGGTTCATCAAGCGCACCAAGCCGGAGAGCAGGAAGCACTGCCTGCTCATCTATGCCTACATTGGCGTGTTCCTCATCAGCTGGCTGCCCTTCCACATCATGCTCACGCTGCTCACCCTCGACGGCAACCACATCATCCTCCACTGCACCTTCGCCCACTTCCTCTACTTCTTCTACGACATCATAGACTGCTTCACGCTGCTCCATTGCGTGATTAACCCGATTCTCTACAACTTCCTCAGCAAAAACTTCCGCAGCAAGCTCATCTCCGCCGTGGTGAAGTACATCCCCAAAGAccaaggcagccagaagggcGCAGACAATTCCTCCTCCACCACGCAGCACTCCATAGTCATCACAAAGGAGAGCAGCCCTCCCAATTAA
- the ACKR5 gene encoding G-protein coupled receptor 182 isoform X1: MAEATTAPTEMHTLLNEYGDYHNWSELFHLLNYTYTFCEFSLDENVKRVILFILYLVIFVVGLVENLLVIWVNWQTRGNKSLVNLYIINMAVADLGVLLSLPIWMLEVMLDYTWLWGSFLCRFTHYFYFANMYASIFFLTCLSVDRYVSLTSSSLFWRKHQHRARCIICACSWVLAAAIPFLEVAHMQLVNTGEPICIFMAPFETYDEWALAVSLATTTIGFLIPFPIITVFNILTARFIKRTKPESRKHCLLIYAYIGVFLISWLPFHIMLTLLTLDGNHIILHCTFAHFLYFFYDIIDCFTLLHCVINPILYNFLSKNFRSKLISAVVKYIPKDQGSQKGADNSSSTTQHSIVITKESSPPN, encoded by the coding sequence ATGGCCGAGGCGACCACTGCCCCCACCGAGATGCACACTCTGCTGAACGAGTACGGGGACTACCACAACTGGTCCGAGCTGTTCCACCTCCTGAACTACACCTACACCTTCTGCGAGTTCAGCCTGGATGAGAACGTCAAGCGGGTGATCCTCTTCATCCTTTACCTGGTCATCTTCGTGGTGGGCTTGGTGGAGAACCTCCTTGTCATCTGGGTCAACTGGCAGACACGGGGCAACAAGAGTTTGGTCAACCTCTACATCATCAACATGGCTGTTGCTGACCTCGGCGTGCTGCTCTCGCTGCCCATCTGGATGCTGGAGGTGATGCTGGACTACACCTGGCTCTGGGGCAGCTTCCTCTGCCGCTTCACCCACTACTTCTACTTTGCTAACATGTATGCCAGCATCTTCTTCCTCACCTGCCTGAGCGTGGATCGCTACGTGTCCCTGACCAGTTCCTCCCTCTTCTGGCGCAAGCACCAGCACCGTGCACGCTGCATCATCTGCGCCTGCAGCTGGGTCTTGGCAGCAGCCATCCCGTTCCTGGAGGTTGCTCACATGCAGCTGGTCAACACCGGAGAGCCCATCTGCATCTTCATGGCCCCCTTCGAAACCTACGATGAGTGGGCGCTGGCAGTCAGCTTGGCCACCACCACCATCGGGTTCCTCATCCCCTTCCCCATTATCACCGTTTTCAACATCCTGACGGCCAGGTTCATCAAGCGCACCAAGCCGGAGAGCAGGAAGCACTGCCTGCTCATCTATGCCTACATTGGCGTGTTCCTCATCAGCTGGCTGCCCTTCCACATCATGCTCACGCTGCTCACCCTCGACGGCAACCACATCATCCTCCACTGCACCTTCGCCCACTTCCTCTACTTCTTCTACGACATCATAGACTGCTTCACGCTGCTCCATTGCGTGATTAACCCGATTCTCTACAACTTCCTCAGCAAAAACTTCCGCAGCAAGCTCATCTCCGCCGTGGTGAAGTACATCCCCAAAGAccaaggcagccagaagggcGCAGACAATTCCTCCTCCACCACGCAGCACTCCATAGTCATCACAAAGGAGAGCAGCCCTCCCAATTAA
- the ZBTB39 gene encoding zinc finger and BTB domain-containing protein 39, producing MGMRIKLHSTNHPNNLLKELNKCRLSETMCDVTILVGTRSFAAHKAVLACAAGYFQNLFLNTGLDAARTYVVDFITPANFEKILSFVYTSELFTDLINVGVIYEVAERLGMEDLLKACHSTFPDLESSAITKQPSLAMSEGRSGPLSSTSSEQSHSLGEIRSGGEHFGPERNYILHGEVAGSYKEDDRNTVSEASQTLPLMHPQQPPKTEQESDQGQFAPAAGVATQPSLGSVNVVVQTTASSCHQYKVQSNGDYGKGGFFTADPSLDVSTGSNSCPSNSDHSKEQGFGQMDELQLEDLGEDELHFEDASEELGPSEEVIELSDDSEEELAFENDSRDSKAMPCQVCKKVLEPNIQLIRQHARDHVDLLTGNCKVCETHFQDRNSRVTHVLSHIGIFLFSCDMCETKFFTQWQLTLHRREGVFDNNVIVHPSDLLPGKITVFGGGPASELACAACGKPLAKDFHTVRSHVLDHVNLKSQTCGVCDQRHLSLCSLMWHTLSHLGISVFSCSVCASSFVDRHLLEKHLAVHQNMEEALFRCHFCSQSFKLEAAYRYHVSQHKCGSSLDIRPGFGERLQQQGLQKRKLPEEFLSEDLALQNQPGNSKYSCKVCGKRFAHTSEFNYHRRIHTGEKPYQCKVCHKFFRGRSTIKCHLRTHSGALMYRCTVCGHYSSTLNLMSKHIGVHKGSLPPDFTIEQTFMYIIHSKDAEKNTDS from the coding sequence ATGGGCATGAGGATCAAGCTGCACAGCACCAATCACCCCAACAACCTGCTGAAGGAACTCAACAAGTGCAGGCTCTCCGAGACCATGTGCGACGTCaccattttggtgggcacccgctCCTTTGCCGCACATAAGGCTGTTCTGGCCTGCGCCGCAGGCTACTTCCAGAACCTCTTTCTGAACACGGGGCTGGATGCTGCTAGGACCTACGTAGTGGATTTCATCACGCCGGCCAACTTTGAGAAGATCCTCAGCTTTGTGTACACCTCGGAGCTCTTCACAGACCTAATCAACGTGGGTGTCATTTACGAGGTGGCAGAGCGGCTGGGCATGGAAGATCTGCTGAAGGCCTGCCATTCGACCTTCCCCGACTTGGAGAGCTCAGCCATCACGAAGCAGCCCTCCCTGGCCATGAGCGAAGGCCGGTCAGGTCCCCTGAGCAGCACTTCCTCAGAGCAGAGCCATTCCTTGGGTGAAATCCGGAGCGGCGGGGAACATTTTGGTCCTGAACGGAATTACATCTTGCACGGGGAAGTGGCAGGcagctacaaagaggacgacAGGAATACCGTGAGTGAAGCCAGCCAGACTCTTCCCCTGATGCATCCGCAGCAGCCTCCCAAGACGGAGCAGGAGTCAGATCAAGGGCAGTTCGCTCCTGCTGCGGGTGTGGCGACACAGCCCAGCCTGGGCAGTGTGAACGTCGTTGTTCAGACCACTGCAAGCTCCTGCCACCAGTATAAGGTCCAGAGCAATGGTGACTATGGCAAGGGTGGCTTCTTCACTGCTGATCCTTCCCTGGACGTCTCCACGGGGAGCAACTCCTGTCCCAGCAACAGTGATCACTCCAAAGAGCAAGGTTTTGGGCAGATGGATGAGCTTCAGCTGGAGGATTTGGGCGAGGACGAACTGCATTTCGAAGATGCCAGTGAAGAGCTGGGCCCATCGGAAGAGGTTATTGAGCTGAGCGACGACAGTGAGGAAGAGCTGGCCTTTGAGAACGACAGCCGGGATAGCAAGGCCATGCCCTGCCAGGTGTGCAAGAAGGTCCTGGAGCCCAACATCCAGCTGATCCGCCAGCACGCGAGAGATCACGTCGATTTGCTCACCGGGAACTGCAAGGTCTGCGAAACCCACTTCCAGGACCGGAACTCCAGGGTCACTCACGTTTTGTCCCACATCGGCATCTTTCTCTTCTCCTGTGACATGTGCGAGACCAAGTTCTTCACCCAGTGGCAGCTGACCCTCCACCGACGAGAAGGGGTCTTCGACAACAACGTCATCGTCCACCCCAGCGACCTGCTGCCGGGGAAGATCACCGTGTTTGGGGGAGGGCCTGCCTCCGAGCTGGCGTGCGCTGCCTGCGGGAAGCCTTTGGCCAAAGATTTCCACACTGTCCGCAGCCACGTCCTGGACCACGTCAACCTGAAAAGCCAGACGTGCGGCGTGTGTGACCAGAGGCACCTCAGCCTCTGCAGCCTGATGTGGCACACCCTGTCTCACCTGGGCATCTCGGTCTTCTCCTGCTCTGTCTGTGCCAGCAGCTTCGTGGATCGGCACCTCCTGGAGAAGCACCTGGCCGTTCACCAGAACATGGAGGAGGCTCTTTTCCGCTGCCACTTCTGTAGCCAGAGCTTCAAGCTGGAAGCGGCGTATCGCTACCACGTCAGCCAGCACAAGTGCGGGAGCAGCCTGGACATCCGACCCGGCTTTGGAGAGCGTCTCCAGCAGCAGGGCCTGCAGAAGAGGAAGCTGCCGGAGGAGTTCCTGAGCGAAGACTTGGCACTGCAAAACCAGCCGGGCAACAGCAAGTACAGCTGCAAGGTCTGCGGGAAGAGGTTTGCCCACACCAGTGAATTCAACTACCACCGGAGGATCCACACCGGAGAAAAGCCCTACCAGTGCAAGGTGTGCCACAAGTTCTTCCGCGGCCGCTCCACCATCAAGTGCCACCTGCGGACGCACTCGGGAGCCCTCATGTACCGCTGTACTGTGTGCGGGCATTACAGCTCCACGCTCAACCTCATGAGCAAGCACATAGGCGTGCACAAaggcagcctccccccggacTTCACCATCGAGCAGACTTTCATGTACATCATCCATTCCAAAGATGCGGAGAAAAACACGGACAGCTGA
- the TAC3 gene encoding tachykinin-3 codes for MRTRPALAALLALALPLALAHRRPPPAAAAQGMPVPEPLPRRARGSPGAAYAALLQLLREEDAGEGAAAAPQKRDMHDFFVGLMGKRAAGRRSGGPDPRCSPGAPAPGGTPLRAA; via the exons ATGAGGACCCGCCCGGCGCTGGCCGCGCTGCTCGCCCTGGCGCTGCCGCTGGCCCTCGcccaccgccgccccccccccgccgccgccgcacag GGGATGCCCGTCCCGGAGCCGCTGCCCCGcagagcccgcggcagccccggggccgcctaCGCcgcgctgctgcagctgctgcgggaggagGACGCGGGTgagg gtgccgccgcggccccgcagaAGC GGGACATGCACGACTTCTTCGTGGGGCTCATGGggaagcgggcggcggggcggcggagcggcggcccggacccccgctgctccccgggggcccccgcgcccggcgggACCCCGCTGCGGGCGGCCTGA